A portion of the Pedobacter cryoconitis genome contains these proteins:
- a CDS encoding fumarylacetoacetate hydrolase family protein, which produces MKLASIFNETRDGQLVVVNKAVTKAVAVPEIAATMQAAIDNWKETAPKLKNVYDSLNANSSDSAVFDISSKVVMAPIPRAYHWADGSAYVTHVELVRKARNAALPETFWTDPLMYMGASDAFIGPNDDIEVENEAWGIDFESEVAVITDDVPAGTDAKSALDHIKLITILNDVTLRNLIPDELAKQFGFYQSKPWTSFAPVVVTPDELEGVWSDGKLHLPLRSTLNGKLIGSPDAGVDMVFDFGQLIAHAAKTRSLIAGTIIGSGTVANQGSPTGSSCLAEVRCLEIIKDGKATTPFMSFGDRIEIEMNDKEGHSIFGKIDQVVKAYQKK; this is translated from the coding sequence ATGAAATTAGCATCCATATTTAATGAGACCAGGGATGGACAACTGGTCGTGGTGAACAAAGCAGTCACCAAAGCAGTCGCCGTTCCTGAGATCGCAGCCACCATGCAAGCCGCCATCGACAACTGGAAAGAAACAGCACCGAAGCTTAAAAATGTCTATGATTCCTTAAACGCAAATAGCAGTGATTCAGCTGTTTTTGATATTTCATCTAAAGTAGTGATGGCGCCAATTCCAAGAGCCTATCATTGGGCAGATGGAAGCGCTTACGTTACCCATGTGGAGCTGGTAAGAAAGGCTAGAAATGCCGCCCTTCCTGAAACATTCTGGACAGACCCGCTCATGTATATGGGCGCTTCCGATGCTTTTATCGGCCCAAATGATGATATAGAAGTCGAGAATGAAGCCTGGGGTATTGATTTTGAATCAGAAGTCGCAGTGATTACAGATGATGTTCCTGCCGGAACAGACGCGAAATCCGCACTCGACCATATTAAACTGATCACGATCCTTAATGATGTTACCCTGAGAAACCTGATTCCTGATGAATTGGCGAAACAATTTGGTTTTTATCAATCGAAACCATGGACTTCCTTTGCACCGGTAGTGGTGACGCCAGATGAATTAGAAGGCGTATGGAGTGATGGGAAATTACACCTTCCATTGCGCTCTACCTTAAATGGAAAATTGATTGGTTCGCCGGATGCGGGTGTCGATATGGTATTCGATTTCGGACAATTAATCGCGCATGCCGCTAAAACACGGTCATTGATCGCTGGAACGATCATCGGATCGGGAACAGTAGCCAATCAGGGAAGCCCAACCGGTTCCAGTTGTTTAGCAGAGGTAAGGTGCCTGGAAATCATTAAAGATGGTAAAGCCACCACACCTTTCATGTCTTTTGGAGACAGAATTGAGATTGAAATGAATGATAAAGAAGGCCATTCGATATTTGGAAAAATAGACCAGGTGGTGAAAGCCTATCAAAAGAAATAA
- a CDS encoding flavin-containing monooxygenase, which produces MPGTSTFPIAVDVLIIGAGQAGLAMSYCLKQRNIHHILLERGEIAQRWRSESWESLRLLTPNDQTNLPSWPYQGDQPEGFMRVSEYISFLEDYARSFDAPILSGTAVESVSKSGDQFYIQSAAHCWAAKAVVIATGHCCTPIIPEYSKRLNRDIHQFTAGQYLNPGQLPAGGILVVGAGASGVQIAEELRLSGREVTLSVGKHRRLPRRYKGKDILCWVKELGIFDKLIDSSCVPDIPAPQLIGSEDAHTIGLDTLQNLGVKLTGRIAGIADSLVSFENNLASVANQADRDMYVMLEKIDSYVNDDQPGFQKISPVSVPDASLHLDLKSAGINNIIWATGYRRNYSWLNLNVFDPQGDIKHLGGITEEPGLVLIGMRRQIRYNSNFIEGVGKDAELLADHLKKHLS; this is translated from the coding sequence ATGCCTGGTACATCTACTTTTCCTATAGCCGTTGATGTCCTGATCATTGGTGCCGGACAGGCGGGACTGGCCATGAGCTATTGCCTGAAGCAAAGAAACATCCATCATATTTTACTGGAGCGTGGGGAGATTGCCCAACGCTGGCGCTCAGAAAGCTGGGAGTCATTACGGCTCCTGACCCCTAACGACCAGACAAATCTACCCTCCTGGCCTTATCAGGGGGATCAGCCGGAAGGTTTTATGCGGGTTTCAGAATACATCTCATTTCTGGAAGACTATGCCCGATCATTTGATGCCCCGATTCTTAGTGGAACCGCCGTTGAATCGGTCAGTAAATCAGGTGATCAATTTTATATTCAATCCGCAGCGCATTGCTGGGCCGCAAAAGCAGTCGTCATCGCCACTGGCCATTGCTGTACGCCCATTATTCCTGAATATTCAAAGCGATTAAATCGGGACATCCATCAATTTACTGCTGGGCAATACTTAAATCCAGGACAGCTTCCAGCAGGCGGAATTTTGGTGGTGGGTGCAGGTGCTTCAGGGGTGCAAATTGCAGAAGAACTGCGCCTTTCCGGACGGGAGGTGACGCTTTCTGTTGGCAAACACCGTCGCCTGCCAAGAAGGTACAAAGGAAAAGATATTCTCTGCTGGGTAAAAGAACTCGGTATTTTCGACAAGCTCATTGATTCCAGCTGCGTTCCTGACATCCCTGCGCCCCAGTTGATTGGTTCGGAAGATGCTCATACCATTGGCCTGGACACGCTGCAAAATCTAGGTGTAAAGCTGACTGGTCGGATTGCAGGGATTGCCGATTCCCTGGTCTCTTTTGAAAACAATCTGGCAAGCGTGGCGAATCAGGCAGATCGGGATATGTATGTGATGCTAGAAAAAATAGACAGTTATGTAAATGATGATCAGCCGGGTTTTCAAAAGATATCCCCTGTTTCGGTGCCTGATGCTTCCTTACATCTGGACCTTAAATCTGCGGGAATTAACAACATCATCTGGGCAACGGGGTACCGTAGGAACTATTCCTGGTTAAATCTAAATGTATTCGATCCGCAGGGGGATATTAAACACCTGGGCGGGATAACAGAAGAACCTGGATTGGTGCTGATTGGCATGCGTCGTCAGATTCGATACAACTCAAACTTTATTGAGGGTGTTGGAAAAGATGCAGAATTGCTAGCTGATCACCTAAAAAAACACTTATCGTGA
- a CDS encoding helix-turn-helix domain-containing protein, with the protein MEMNDKVNLLINVLAEMMCTKKQEKFVAHERNLLDTNDVKSMFRISDRTLRRWRSRGLLKSVIIVGCLYYRREDVMSLMESKFRDEIK; encoded by the coding sequence ATGGAAATGAACGATAAAGTGAATCTGTTGATAAATGTCCTGGCTGAAATGATGTGTACGAAAAAGCAGGAGAAATTTGTTGCTCATGAAAGAAATTTGTTAGATACCAATGATGTGAAATCTATGTTCCGAATTAGCGACCGTACTTTAAGAAGATGGCGAAGCAGAGGGTTATTGAAGTCTGTGATTATTGTTGGCTGTCTTTATTACAGAAGAGAAGATGTGATGAGCTTAATGGAAAGTAAATTCAGGGATGAGATAAAATGA
- a CDS encoding radical SAM protein gives MNIIQLSLLKNSGCGGGCKFCGLSKTEATGREAIVTASDFQKVYDQASAAEARVELVFQTAGANVIEVLNFLLEMAEVIKRNSHVDLAINPGICTRPDFFDQIANLGIKRYRNNLECSRKLFAEMVPKRPLAQDEKLKSLLLAAEAGLAVDTGWLCGLGETESDVADMMNLLEMARPDAITLNYFDPGESAEIFVHTIPAPERGLAYIELLRGRFPDVELTLGGAYDLWLGNHLNRISNIDGLYLGTFLDHGLRSKSWNAKENLGFVKAG, from the coding sequence ATGAACATCATCCAGCTTAGCCTGCTCAAAAACTCCGGTTGCGGAGGTGGTTGTAAATTTTGTGGATTGAGTAAAACTGAAGCCACTGGCCGGGAAGCCATCGTGACAGCATCAGATTTCCAAAAGGTATATGATCAGGCCAGTGCCGCAGAAGCCCGGGTCGAACTGGTCTTTCAAACGGCCGGAGCCAATGTGATTGAAGTCCTGAATTTCCTGCTGGAAATGGCGGAAGTGATCAAAAGAAATTCTCATGTGGATTTAGCCATCAACCCCGGCATTTGTACACGCCCGGATTTTTTCGACCAGATTGCCAATCTCGGCATAAAAAGATATAGAAACAATTTAGAATGCTCCAGAAAACTGTTTGCTGAAATGGTTCCTAAACGACCATTGGCCCAGGACGAGAAGTTAAAATCGCTATTACTCGCAGCAGAGGCTGGACTAGCTGTAGATACCGGATGGCTTTGTGGCCTTGGTGAAACGGAATCAGATGTAGCAGATATGATGAACCTGCTGGAAATGGCCAGGCCAGATGCCATCACCCTCAACTATTTTGATCCTGGAGAAAGCGCAGAGATATTCGTCCATACGATCCCTGCTCCGGAACGCGGACTCGCATACATCGAGCTGCTACGTGGCCGCTTTCCTGATGTGGAGTTGACTTTAGGAGGTGCCTATGATTTGTGGCTTGGCAATCATCTGAATAGGATTTCTAATATCGACGGTCTTTATCTGGGCACTTTCTTAGACCATGGGCTGCGCTCAAAATCCTGGAACGCCAAAGAAAACCTAGGATTTGTTAAAGCCGGATAA
- a CDS encoding aminotransferase class I/II-fold pyridoxal phosphate-dependent enzyme, protein MSIKISENSAKAKAEYEQYLGLFLRESPVTKRRGEPGVADLLFGDPHGHSFPEIAEILHAQVDMSHSQGFKYVHHIESSRAAAANALSQRSGINYAAKDLFFTTGAFAGLSCCLQALCDPLTEVVYLGPPWFYYEPMIKSVGAIPKAVDLNPEDWSITMTQFEASIGPKTSAILLNSPHNPTGKVFSVQELLELTNIVAAASRKLGRTIPILSDEAYARIVFECSHAPSPAAFYPTTISIYTYGKTLLAPSLRIGYMALAPGFPEAEQMRRVLDALQPISGWQLPGCILQRAVPHLESLCVDIAQLKRRRDRLVEALREGGFKVIPSEGTFYMLIDSPDPSDEHYSRVLESRNVLVLPGSTMRIPGKFRVSLTASDQMIAQACEVFRSGY, encoded by the coding sequence ATGTCTATTAAAATATCGGAAAACAGCGCAAAAGCAAAAGCAGAATACGAACAGTATCTTGGCCTATTTCTTCGGGAGAGTCCGGTCACCAAACGTCGTGGCGAACCTGGTGTTGCCGATCTTTTATTCGGAGATCCTCATGGACATTCCTTCCCGGAGATAGCGGAAATACTACATGCCCAGGTCGACATGAGCCATAGTCAGGGGTTCAAATATGTGCATCATATCGAAAGCTCCAGAGCAGCTGCTGCAAATGCGCTATCCCAGCGGTCAGGAATTAACTATGCGGCCAAGGACTTGTTTTTTACAACCGGCGCTTTTGCTGGTTTATCCTGCTGCCTTCAGGCCTTATGTGATCCTTTAACAGAAGTGGTTTACCTGGGACCACCTTGGTTTTACTATGAACCTATGATCAAATCGGTCGGTGCAATCCCTAAAGCAGTAGATTTAAATCCGGAGGACTGGAGTATTACCATGACTCAGTTTGAAGCTTCTATTGGACCTAAAACCAGTGCGATACTTCTAAATTCCCCTCATAACCCAACAGGAAAGGTGTTTTCCGTTCAGGAGCTTTTAGAACTGACTAATATTGTGGCGGCTGCGAGCAGAAAACTCGGCAGAACCATCCCGATCCTTTCGGATGAAGCTTATGCCCGTATTGTTTTTGAATGCAGTCATGCACCTAGTCCGGCAGCGTTCTACCCGACTACAATTAGTATTTACACCTATGGAAAGACACTTTTAGCGCCAAGTTTGAGAATTGGCTATATGGCACTTGCCCCTGGTTTCCCGGAAGCAGAGCAAATGCGCAGGGTACTTGATGCGCTTCAACCCATCTCCGGATGGCAGCTTCCAGGTTGTATTTTACAACGTGCAGTACCACATTTGGAAAGCTTATGCGTAGATATTGCACAGCTTAAAAGAAGACGTGATCGTTTAGTCGAGGCTTTAAGGGAAGGAGGCTTCAAAGTGATCCCTTCGGAAGGCACTTTTTATATGCTGATAGATAGTCCGGACCCTTCTGACGAACACTATTCCAGAGTGCTGGAAAGTCGGAATGTACTGGTTTTACCCGGTTCCACGATGAGGATTCCAGGCAAATTCCGGGTTTCTTTAACCGCCTCAGATCAGATGATCGCACAGGCATGCGAAGTATTCAGATCCGGATATTAA
- a CDS encoding IS256 family transposase, producing the protein MDTGKSKKPFDFERFKEEAMEGLYQGKKMGGTDGVFAPMLKHLLESMLEGELDNHLEESKSSGESNRKNGKTKKTVRSLQSGHFELESSRDRNGTFEPKIVPKRQLIITEELEDNVIAMYARGMSTRNISDYVKEMYAMDISATEISNITDKIIPAMNEWRNRPLEAVYPFVFLDCMHYKVRGSGGVESRAVYNILGVNRDGKKDLIGIYLSENEGAKFWLSVLTDLKQRGVEDILVACIDGLKGFPEAIEAVFPKTQIQLCIVHQIRTSLRYVPEKDKKAVVADLKPIYKANNQEQGYEKLLEFEDKWGKKYPLSVKGWMENWTNLSTYFEYSADIRKVIYTTNAIEGMHRQIRKVTKTKGAFTSDQALLKLVYLAFKDLSKKWTMPMHNWGLTMSQLYIKFGDRLKAFGDFFLGGG; encoded by the coding sequence ATGGACACAGGAAAAAGTAAAAAACCATTTGATTTTGAACGCTTCAAAGAAGAAGCAATGGAAGGCCTTTATCAAGGCAAAAAGATGGGTGGCACCGACGGTGTATTCGCTCCAATGTTGAAACACCTATTGGAATCGATGCTTGAGGGTGAGCTTGATAATCATCTGGAAGAAAGTAAATCTTCTGGAGAAAGCAACCGCAAAAATGGAAAGACCAAGAAGACTGTACGCAGTCTTCAGTCCGGCCATTTCGAACTGGAAAGCAGTCGGGATCGTAACGGGACTTTTGAGCCTAAGATCGTTCCTAAACGGCAATTAATCATTACCGAAGAACTGGAAGATAACGTGATCGCTATGTATGCCCGTGGCATGAGTACCCGCAATATTTCTGATTATGTGAAAGAAATGTATGCAATGGATATCTCTGCAACCGAGATATCCAACATTACGGACAAGATCATTCCCGCAATGAATGAGTGGAGAAATCGACCATTGGAGGCTGTCTATCCTTTTGTATTTCTGGACTGTATGCATTATAAGGTGCGTGGTAGTGGTGGTGTCGAATCCCGGGCAGTTTACAATATCCTAGGTGTCAACCGCGATGGCAAAAAGGATCTGATCGGTATTTATCTCTCAGAAAATGAGGGTGCTAAATTCTGGCTCTCTGTACTCACCGATCTGAAACAACGCGGTGTGGAAGATATTCTAGTCGCCTGTATTGACGGTCTAAAAGGCTTCCCCGAGGCTATAGAAGCCGTCTTCCCTAAAACCCAGATTCAGTTATGCATTGTGCACCAAATCCGCACTAGTTTACGCTATGTGCCAGAAAAAGACAAAAAGGCGGTAGTAGCTGATCTAAAACCGATCTACAAAGCCAACAACCAAGAACAGGGATATGAAAAACTACTGGAGTTTGAAGATAAATGGGGTAAAAAATATCCGCTATCGGTAAAAGGATGGATGGAAAATTGGACTAATTTATCCACTTATTTCGAGTATTCGGCGGATATCAGAAAAGTGATCTACACTACCAATGCAATCGAAGGAATGCATCGCCAGATCCGCAAAGTCACCAAAACAAAGGGCGCATTTACATCTGACCAGGCGCTACTAAAACTCGTGTATCTGGCCTTTAAAGACCTGTCCAAAAAATGGACAATGCCGATGCATAACTGGGGATTGACAATGTCACAATTGTATATTAAATTTGGGGATCGATTGAAAGCCTTCGGCGACTTCTTCTTAGGTGGGGGCTGA
- a CDS encoding DUF6266 family protein, with amino-acid sequence MGKIRTGVLGGFSGKVGTVIGARWRTLDVMKSLPKKTSKPPVRSQIDQRNKFGLITRFLGAVSEVVSKGYQSGNKLSGPMNEAVKFNLMEAISGVSPLFTINYAKLKLTLGKLDSPQDLLAVPVSGRKVAISWAYDPLDFNTEDERLERSTDRATIIIYDETKDYFLIPSTVVRTAGKLEGRMLSKTIVGNTLHCWFYFSSLDGKKVSTSVYLGPIKAIA; translated from the coding sequence ATGGGAAAGATTAGAACAGGGGTCCTTGGTGGATTCTCAGGAAAAGTAGGAACAGTAATCGGTGCCAGGTGGCGTACGTTGGATGTAATGAAAAGTTTGCCCAAAAAAACCAGTAAGCCACCAGTCAGATCACAAATTGATCAACGTAATAAATTTGGCTTAATAACCCGTTTTTTAGGGGCTGTTAGTGAGGTTGTGAGTAAAGGATACCAATCTGGCAACAAACTGTCTGGCCCGATGAATGAAGCGGTTAAATTCAATCTGATGGAAGCTATCTCAGGTGTTTCTCCATTATTTACGATCAATTATGCTAAGTTAAAATTGACTCTTGGAAAGTTGGACAGTCCACAAGACCTTTTAGCAGTGCCAGTTTCAGGCCGTAAAGTAGCCATCAGCTGGGCCTATGATCCTTTGGATTTTAACACAGAAGATGAACGTTTGGAGCGTTCTACGGATAGAGCTACTATAATAATTTACGATGAAACGAAGGATTATTTTCTAATTCCATCAACCGTGGTCAGAACCGCTGGTAAATTAGAAGGACGTATGCTGTCTAAAACTATCGTCGGTAACACATTACATTGCTGGTTTTACTTTTCTTCTTTAGATGGTAAAAAGGTAAGTACTAGTGTTTATCTGGGGCCTATCAAAGCTATTGCCTAG
- a CDS encoding amidase: protein MRKNLRRCSIAELGQALRTGRLSCVALVESVLSNIKAQNPYHKAFILILEDRALKEAMKAQAELDNGLDRGPLHGIPYAVKGIFEVEGVANTAGMDYSFEHIALSDAASITLLKEAGAVLVGITNTSPLAATILGINHVFGTPHNPWKSAAYIPGGSSSGAAVAVSAGMVPFALGSDTGGSIRVPASLCGVVGFKPTKGWLSTKGVWPLAPSLDTIGLIGRTVEDVKMVYSCLHNKNTGNGSLKNDAQIHKTAQQKPVNHDIRIGCCSTIFLDDTEPEVITALEKSIKILSNLVFTEPILAALKPRVSTIEIPAIRALRKMMKETSFIASEAYPLHQRIIEDPNIDWVLNWLQSAAKHSKEDTLNIKKQYRKIAKQLSLSQYDLEILVVPATPIPATLLADCDAPTPHAQLSAIYSRNTLMANLAGWCSISVPCGLTKDGLPIGLMLCADAQNEALLISVAAAFEQASGYQSMVPSTKTYLTSGNTFQ, encoded by the coding sequence ATGAGGAAAAACCTGCGTAGATGTAGCATTGCTGAGCTCGGACAAGCGCTTCGCACAGGTCGGCTGAGCTGTGTTGCGCTTGTAGAAAGTGTATTGAGCAATATAAAGGCACAAAATCCTTACCACAAAGCATTTATATTGATCTTAGAAGATCGGGCGTTGAAAGAGGCTATGAAAGCACAGGCTGAGCTGGATAATGGCCTGGATAGAGGTCCCTTGCATGGGATTCCTTATGCAGTAAAGGGGATTTTTGAGGTAGAAGGTGTAGCAAATACTGCCGGAATGGACTACTCATTTGAACACATCGCCTTATCAGATGCAGCATCAATAACCTTGTTAAAAGAAGCAGGCGCTGTGCTGGTCGGCATTACAAACACCAGTCCTTTAGCCGCTACGATACTCGGAATCAACCATGTTTTTGGTACGCCACATAATCCCTGGAAAAGCGCTGCTTATATCCCTGGAGGGTCATCTAGCGGCGCTGCGGTTGCAGTCTCCGCAGGAATGGTTCCTTTTGCATTAGGCAGCGACACTGGAGGTTCTATTCGGGTACCCGCCTCACTATGCGGAGTAGTTGGGTTTAAGCCTACAAAAGGCTGGCTTAGTACTAAAGGCGTATGGCCTTTGGCACCAAGTCTGGATACGATTGGCCTGATTGGCCGTACTGTAGAAGATGTAAAGATGGTTTATTCTTGTCTTCACAACAAAAATACCGGGAATGGTTCCTTAAAAAACGACGCCCAGATTCACAAAACAGCGCAGCAAAAACCAGTTAACCACGATATACGTATTGGCTGCTGCTCAACTATTTTCCTGGATGATACGGAACCCGAAGTCATTACAGCGCTGGAAAAGTCTATAAAAATCCTTTCCAATCTAGTCTTTACAGAGCCAATCCTAGCAGCTCTTAAACCGCGTGTTTCAACTATTGAGATCCCTGCTATACGAGCATTGCGGAAAATGATGAAGGAAACGAGTTTCATCGCCTCAGAAGCCTATCCTTTACACCAGCGAATCATTGAGGATCCCAACATCGATTGGGTATTAAATTGGCTGCAATCAGCAGCCAAACATTCAAAAGAAGACACTCTGAACATTAAAAAACAATACAGAAAGATTGCAAAGCAGTTGTCGCTCAGTCAGTATGATCTGGAGATTCTGGTTGTGCCTGCTACGCCAATTCCTGCAACATTACTAGCCGATTGTGACGCCCCAACCCCGCATGCACAGCTATCAGCCATTTATTCAAGAAATACATTGATGGCAAATCTTGCGGGATGGTGCAGTATTTCTGTACCCTGCGGATTGACTAAGGATGGCTTGCCAATAGGTCTCATGCTTTGTGCTGATGCTCAAAATGAAGCGCTCTTGATCAGTGTTGCAGCAGCTTTCGAACAAGCTTCAGGATACCAATCAATGGTACCAAGTACAAAAACCTATCTTACATCAGGCAATACATTTCAATAA
- a CDS encoding peptidoglycan-binding protein codes for MATIRLLLGILCFVIISGFGLLDRNLLNNKCSFNVLECQKRELLVRIAEKEIGVREITGNNDGFRVETYLTSVSLKKGQPWCAGFVSWVFAQAGYDKPRSGWTPDLFPSSRLARSALPGNLLGIYFVKLKRIAHVWLIVNQKGDWVNSVEGNTNILGSREGDGVYRKKRHIKTIYRIADWVKVD; via the coding sequence ATGGCAACAATTAGGCTTTTACTGGGCATCCTTTGCTTTGTTATTATTAGCGGCTTCGGCTTGCTTGATCGCAATCTGTTAAATAACAAATGTAGCTTCAATGTTCTGGAGTGTCAAAAAAGAGAGCTTCTTGTTCGTATTGCGGAAAAAGAAATAGGGGTGAGGGAAATAACTGGAAACAATGACGGATTTCGTGTAGAGACTTATTTGACCAGTGTAAGTTTGAAAAAAGGGCAGCCCTGGTGCGCAGGTTTTGTAAGCTGGGTTTTTGCACAGGCTGGATATGATAAACCACGATCAGGATGGACACCAGATCTTTTCCCTTCATCCCGTTTAGCACGTTCTGCCTTACCAGGTAATTTGCTGGGTATATACTTTGTTAAATTAAAAAGAATAGCCCATGTTTGGTTGATCGTTAATCAAAAAGGAGATTGGGTAAATAGTGTAGAAGGTAATACGAATATTCTGGGCAGCAGAGAAGGTGATGGGGTTTATAGAAAAAAGAGACATATCAAGACTATTTATAGAATTGCTGATTGGGTAAAAGTTGATTAG